In the Chryseobacterium sp. MYb264 genome, one interval contains:
- a CDS encoding glycosyltransferase, whose translation MNFFNLFSGTTISYGITVNNEVKEIKVLLDILITLIDKTDEIIVLQDTTNETKEVTEILYSYGDKIKRITSKLNGDFATFKNNLIKESNKDYLFQIDADEYPKDILIKNLKWFLFKNRKADCILVPRINIVNGITEEYIKKWNWKVDDRNYVNFPDFQMRLFKLNKNIFWKNKIHEVLTNYNNPKELPTFNGDYCLVHIKEIERQKKQNAFYDTL comes from the coding sequence ATGAATTTTTTTAATCTTTTTAGTGGCACTACTATTTCTTATGGAATTACAGTAAATAACGAAGTAAAAGAGATTAAAGTTCTTTTAGATATTTTAATTACTCTGATTGATAAAACGGATGAAATTATCGTCTTACAAGATACAACAAACGAAACAAAAGAAGTTACTGAAATTTTGTATTCTTACGGAGATAAAATTAAAAGAATTACCTCTAAGTTGAACGGCGATTTTGCAACTTTTAAAAATAATTTAATTAAAGAATCTAATAAAGATTATTTATTTCAAATTGATGCAGACGAATATCCTAAGGATATATTGATAAAGAATTTAAAATGGTTTTTATTTAAAAATAGAAAAGCTGATTGTATTTTGGTTCCCAGGATTAATATTGTGAATGGGATCACAGAAGAATATATAAAAAAATGGAATTGGAAAGTTGATGATAGAAATTATGTGAATTTTCCTGATTTTCAAATGAGACTGTTTAAATTGAATAAGAATATTTTTTGGAAAAATAAAATCCACGAAGTTTTAACCAATTATAATAATCCAAAAGAACTGCCAACATTCAATGGTGATTATTGTTTGGTGCATATTAAAGAAATAGAGAGACAAAAAAAGCAGAATGCTTTTTATGATACATTATAA
- a CDS encoding phosphomannose isomerase type II C-terminal cupin domain, whose translation MLEIGERPWGKYYVLADEPNYKLKRIEVDPGQKLSYQYHHKRQEQWTIIEGDATIVLDDKEIKLAYGESIFIPLGAKHRMMNLSDKPVVFIEVQTGTYFGEDDIVRIEDEYDRS comes from the coding sequence ATGTTAGAAATTGGAGAAAGACCTTGGGGCAAATATTATGTGTTAGCGGATGAGCCTAATTATAAATTGAAAAGAATCGAAGTTGATCCAGGACAAAAGCTTTCTTATCAATACCACCATAAAAGACAGGAGCAATGGACTATCATTGAAGGCGATGCAACAATTGTCTTAGACGATAAAGAAATTAAATTGGCTTATGGTGAAAGTATTTTTATCCCATTGGGTGCAAAACACAGAATGATGAATCTTTCTGATAAGCCCGTTGTTTTCATCGAAGTTCAGACAGGAACTTATTTTGGTGAAGATGATATCGTAAGGATTGAGGATGAATATGATAGAAGTTGA
- a CDS encoding glycosyltransferase, translating into MKKKLLYFMPDNPMSGKAGNTTRLNQLLTYFNHIENLEVTFVSLKDWGLWKEEEKKQFSEKYHHIKLILLDKKHKSNFLKYFFLYKIPFFFKRNSIDMTSWILRKEFSEIANDEHFDHIIVSYASWGKIINKIKSTSNCIIDTHDFITAQKKSNRKKIGKFFQDEINILNTFNEIWTYSVEEEYIFNQFTNKKVLYLPIPFPQKNLAQKKNIWKYDIIFIASNNPHNIQGIYWFLEKVLPYLQENRIIHIIGKIGEEIKKSYPNVIIHGMVEDLQEYYDNARMAICPMLTGTGVKIKVLESLSNNIPVVTNTRGVDGLSQKNDNGCLVTDDEVEFAHYIETLFKDDAFYELMRGKAHNFIKNNHSLEKEEAFFKNKFS; encoded by the coding sequence TTGAAGAAAAAACTTTTGTATTTTATGCCTGATAATCCTATGTCAGGAAAAGCAGGAAATACGACGAGACTCAATCAGTTATTAACTTATTTTAATCATATTGAGAACTTGGAGGTGACATTTGTTTCATTAAAAGATTGGGGGTTGTGGAAAGAGGAGGAAAAAAAGCAGTTTTCTGAAAAGTATCATCATATTAAATTAATTCTTTTAGATAAAAAGCATAAAAGCAATTTCTTGAAATATTTCTTTTTGTATAAGATTCCGTTTTTTTTCAAAAGAAATTCTATTGACATGACAAGCTGGATATTGAGAAAAGAATTTTCAGAAATTGCGAATGATGAACATTTTGATCATATTATTGTTAGCTATGCGAGCTGGGGAAAAATTATTAATAAAATAAAAAGTACCTCCAATTGTATTATTGATACTCACGACTTTATTACCGCGCAAAAAAAAAGTAATAGAAAAAAAATTGGGAAATTTTTTCAGGATGAAATTAATATTCTGAATACATTTAATGAGATTTGGACGTATTCTGTAGAGGAGGAGTATATATTTAATCAATTTACCAACAAAAAGGTGCTTTACCTTCCTATACCGTTTCCTCAAAAGAACTTAGCGCAGAAAAAAAATATATGGAAGTACGATATTATTTTTATAGCCAGTAATAATCCTCATAATATTCAGGGGATTTATTGGTTTTTAGAAAAAGTTTTACCTTATTTGCAGGAAAATAGAATAATCCATATTATTGGGAAAATTGGTGAAGAGATTAAAAAATCATATCCAAATGTAATTATTCATGGAATGGTAGAAGATTTGCAGGAGTACTATGATAATGCAAGAATGGCTATTTGTCCTATGCTTACCGGAACAGGCGTTAAGATTAAAGTATTGGAATCTTTAAGCAATAATATACCGGTTGTTACCAATACACGTGGAGTGGATGGCCTTTCGCAAAAAAATGATAATGGATGTTTGGTTACAGACGATGAAGTGGAATTTGCACATTATATTGAAACTCTTTTTAAAGATGATGCATTTTACGAATTGATGAGAGGAAAAGCTCACAATTTTATTAAAAATAATCATAGTCTGGAAAAAGAAGAAGCATTTTTTAAAAATAAATTTTCCTAA
- a CDS encoding glycosyltransferase family 4 protein gives MAKILIDLERLRYPNSGIANVFRNLTKGLLESNSKFEIAYFGNKEQLGKFKNIQACVFWNKTHKFFERFSGQFDLIHVSHQLSSYFHRNYKNTLKIVTLHDLNFLHENLTESKKRKMLGKVRSNVKNADYIVCISEYAKKDLIQNKGLFTFNKLKDIVVIHNGIQLPEDKEYDLGKYRFLKNIKYILNIGVLFSKKNQLTLIEMLPYIDKDLVLLASDERQPYADEVRKRIKDLNLECRVHFLRNVSEEEKYAIIQHCETMCHPSIAEGFGIPPIEAMAFGKPVFLSRYTSLPEIGGDQAFYFDNFEPKAMSALFQEKMTIYNRNKEVMSEDIKNWTKQYSYKAMSNNYLKFYEKILNQN, from the coding sequence ATGGCAAAGATTTTAATTGACCTTGAACGTCTTAGGTATCCCAACTCAGGTATTGCCAATGTGTTTCGAAATCTTACGAAGGGATTACTTGAAAGTAATTCTAAATTTGAGATCGCTTATTTTGGAAATAAAGAACAGCTTGGAAAGTTTAAAAATATACAGGCCTGTGTTTTCTGGAATAAGACCCATAAGTTTTTTGAGCGTTTCAGTGGTCAGTTTGACTTGATCCATGTAAGTCATCAGCTTTCATCTTATTTTCATCGCAATTATAAAAATACCCTTAAAATCGTAACACTTCATGATCTAAATTTTTTACATGAAAACCTCACTGAATCCAAAAAAAGAAAAATGCTGGGGAAGGTGAGAAGTAACGTTAAAAATGCGGATTATATCGTTTGTATCTCTGAATATGCCAAAAAGGATTTAATACAGAATAAAGGGCTTTTTACATTTAATAAACTTAAGGATATTGTTGTCATTCATAACGGGATTCAACTTCCTGAAGATAAAGAATATGATTTGGGAAAATACCGTTTTCTAAAGAATATAAAATATATCCTCAACATTGGTGTGCTCTTTAGCAAAAAGAATCAGCTGACTTTAATTGAAATGTTACCCTATATCGATAAAGATTTGGTTCTTTTGGCTTCGGATGAAAGGCAGCCTTATGCAGATGAGGTTAGAAAAAGAATTAAAGACTTAAATCTGGAATGCAGGGTTCATTTTCTGAGAAATGTTTCTGAAGAAGAAAAGTATGCTATTATACAGCATTGTGAAACCATGTGTCATCCATCGATAGCAGAAGGTTTTGGAATTCCGCCTATAGAAGCTATGGCATTTGGGAAACCGGTATTCCTTTCAAGATATACCAGCCTTCCCGAGATTGGCGGAGATCAGGCTTTTTATTTTGATAATTTTGAACCTAAAGCCATGAGTGCTCTTTTTCAGGAAAAAATGACGATTTATAACAGGAATAAAGAAGTGATGAGTGAGGATATAAAAAATTGGACAAAGCAATATAGTTATAAAGCCATGTCCAATAATTATCTTAAGTTTTATGAAAAAATTCTTAATCAGAATTAA
- a CDS encoding glycosyltransferase family 2 protein: MNEISLLIGLKNNLEYSQKFYENTRTNFPEQEIVFVSFGSTDGTHDWLDSLNDPNLIYYYSEESKSLSDTYNKAIQIASKEYVCFLHNDMVLGHHFIDNLQKHLSEDKIVCYKAVEPPVFAGDPRSWKTVEDFGSDFSNFQYDSFFTFENENVKKYNELISVNDTTFFISVSRKKLIEIKGLDPLFFPMFCEDDDLIIRLKLNGVKLFLAQGSMVYHFVSKTSRFSEEFSKKTRIVEENSFRNFTRKWHFYTYSQIKKTFNIGFVLKNTTDDIIKAIEPFATTIYTDDINLVNSYLEKEKLQSKVDIEAKFKALKTEKNNDIIITINSKKWKSKSQKIVNNIPEIIDKLGSKKTFSKMFFGFDKVYIKYGIKIEILNKQSYEYQNVNKSYNEFF, encoded by the coding sequence ATGAATGAAATTTCACTTTTAATAGGACTAAAAAATAATCTAGAGTATTCCCAGAAATTTTACGAAAATACACGCACTAACTTTCCGGAGCAGGAAATCGTATTTGTAAGTTTCGGGAGTACAGACGGAACCCACGATTGGCTCGATTCATTAAACGATCCCAATCTTATTTATTATTATTCCGAAGAAAGTAAATCATTATCCGACACTTATAATAAAGCCATACAAATTGCATCTAAGGAATATGTTTGTTTCCTGCATAATGATATGGTACTGGGACATCATTTTATAGATAATCTTCAAAAGCATTTATCTGAAGATAAAATTGTTTGTTATAAAGCTGTTGAACCTCCTGTTTTTGCCGGTGATCCGAGATCTTGGAAAACAGTTGAAGATTTTGGAAGTGATTTTTCTAATTTTCAGTATGATAGTTTCTTTACATTTGAAAATGAAAATGTAAAAAAATATAACGAATTAATATCCGTAAATGATACTACTTTTTTTATTTCTGTATCAAGGAAGAAATTGATAGAAATAAAAGGGCTTGATCCTTTATTTTTTCCCATGTTTTGTGAAGACGATGATCTGATCATTAGATTGAAACTTAATGGGGTTAAATTATTTCTAGCTCAAGGAAGTATGGTTTATCACTTTGTAAGTAAAACTTCAAGATTTTCGGAAGAGTTTTCGAAAAAGACAAGAATTGTTGAAGAAAATTCTTTTAGAAATTTTACGAGAAAATGGCATTTTTACACCTATAGTCAAATTAAAAAAACATTTAATATAGGTTTTGTTTTAAAAAATACCACAGATGATATAATTAAGGCTATAGAACCTTTTGCAACTACCATATACACAGATGATATCAATTTAGTAAATTCTTATTTGGAGAAAGAAAAATTACAATCTAAAGTTGATATAGAAGCGAAATTTAAAGCTTTAAAAACTGAAAAAAATAATGATATTATCATTACGATCAATAGTAAAAAATGGAAAAGTAAATCGCAAAAAATAGTAAATAATATTCCCGAAATCATAGATAAATTAGGATCAAAAAAGACATTTTCAAAAATGTTTTTTGGATTTGATAAAGTATATATAAAGTATGGAATTAAAATTGAGATTCTGAATAAACAATCTTATGAATATCAAAATGTAAACAAATCTTATAATGAATTTTTTTAA
- a CDS encoding glycosyltransferase family 4 protein, protein MKIKLIYDLEIIGNSYKINQTGIFRVAYELFSRFLSRKELELFYSNFNFNNHKETHSKIERFLSENSLRVKTVNSCDRVKFIPFRKEKPFRKLYNKLNIFDYKINYNQNISEGHIYHSLYYPIHRSLENFANLKKVVTIHDLIPILFPEYNANTKLLDSVVKSIGKDNYAICVSENTRKDLLTYAPYLDPNKVFVSRLAAAPEIFYPSKDMERNLEIKRKYNLPDKYILSLSTLEPRKNIDHLIRVFVKALNQYNMEDLHLVLVGAKGWQYDKIFEEYENSKELKEKIIITGRIPDEELAPIYSNANAFYYMSLYEGFGLPPLEAMQCGVPAVTSNNSSLPEVVGDAGIMLDANDEEALSETIWKLYSDEKFRTDYAEKALARSKEFSWEKAVHEHIEIYSKILQ, encoded by the coding sequence ATGAAGATAAAACTTATTTATGATCTTGAAATAATTGGAAATTCTTATAAGATTAATCAAACCGGAATATTTAGAGTTGCTTACGAACTTTTTAGCCGCTTTCTGTCGAGGAAAGAATTAGAACTTTTTTATTCTAATTTTAATTTTAATAATCATAAAGAAACCCATTCCAAAATTGAACGTTTTCTTTCTGAGAACTCTTTAAGAGTAAAAACGGTAAATAGCTGCGATAGAGTAAAGTTTATTCCGTTCAGAAAAGAAAAGCCTTTTAGAAAGCTGTATAATAAATTAAATATTTTTGATTATAAAATTAATTATAACCAAAATATTTCTGAAGGACATATTTATCATTCTTTATATTATCCGATCCACCGGAGTTTGGAGAATTTTGCGAATCTAAAAAAAGTAGTTACCATTCATGATTTAATTCCCATTTTATTTCCTGAATATAACGCCAATACAAAACTACTAGATTCGGTAGTTAAAAGTATAGGAAAAGATAATTATGCTATCTGTGTATCTGAGAATACCAGAAAAGATTTACTTACCTATGCACCGTATTTAGATCCCAATAAAGTTTTTGTAAGCAGGCTTGCTGCCGCTCCCGAGATTTTTTATCCCTCGAAAGATATGGAAAGAAATCTTGAAATAAAAAGAAAATATAATCTTCCGGATAAATATATTTTAAGTCTCAGTACATTAGAGCCGAGAAAAAATATAGATCATCTTATCAGAGTTTTTGTAAAAGCACTTAATCAATATAACATGGAAGATCTGCATCTTGTTTTAGTCGGAGCAAAAGGTTGGCAATATGACAAGATCTTTGAGGAATATGAAAATTCAAAGGAACTAAAAGAAAAGATTATCATTACCGGCCGGATACCGGATGAAGAACTTGCACCAATTTACAGCAATGCCAATGCATTTTACTATATGTCTCTATATGAGGGTTTTGGCCTTCCACCTTTAGAGGCTATGCAGTGCGGAGTGCCGGCGGTAACATCTAATAATTCATCGTTGCCTGAGGTAGTGGGAGATGCTGGCATAATGTTGGATGCTAATGATGAAGAGGCTTTGTCTGAGACTATTTGGAAATTGTATAGCGATGAAAAGTTTCGAACAGATTATGCGGAGAAAGCTTTAGCCAGATCAAAAGAATTTTCCTGGGAAAAAGCGGTTCATGAGCATATCGAGATATATTCTAAAATACTACAATAG